A window of the Mucilaginibacter sp. cycad4 genome harbors these coding sequences:
- a CDS encoding DUF262 domain-containing protein, whose translation MKKILGAPKSIRELFTGVKYSIHYYQREYQWERKQIEELIEDLTGEFLEYYSDDHERQEVEKYGHYFMGSVVLTEDENAIIDGQQRLTSLALLLIYLTLNLKDEHDKAEVLNLIHSQKYGKTTFNINVEERNECLESILDGKEFELNNRPESVKNIWNRYNDIKSLMIDAVSEQALPYFKDWIIDNVQFIRIEAQTEQDAHKIFVSMNDRGLSLTATEMLKGYLLSEIADDNERQKANELWKNKILELKALGKEQESDCIKTWLRSQYAVTIRERKKNAQQGDFDKISNAFHKWVRENSLHIGLQRSNDFNRFVQKEFILFADTYIRIFRYSNNLTAGFEHVFYNANRNFTLQPLLILAAITPTDSKETVDKKIRTVSCFLDQFISIRIFNFKTLDYSAMTYAMFTYAKKVRRNTLPDLSKFLTKEIANYEFKLSGINSFNLNGWTKRYMLHQLARLTHFVEKQSGRDTKFETYVDRWIKNPYDIEHVISDHYRRYKDEYESEESFQNHRNMFGALVLLPQDINRSLNDSNYDKKLDKYYSQNLLAASLNEKTFKNNPHFLKFIEAGKLKMVAVPSFKKAVIKERQSVYLELAKLIWDVKKINEFSL comes from the coding sequence ATGAAAAAAATATTAGGCGCACCTAAAAGTATCAGAGAATTATTTACTGGTGTAAAGTATAGCATCCATTACTACCAACGTGAGTATCAATGGGAAAGAAAGCAGATTGAAGAATTGATTGAAGACCTCACAGGAGAGTTTTTAGAGTATTATTCAGACGACCACGAACGTCAGGAAGTAGAAAAATATGGTCACTACTTTATGGGGTCTGTTGTACTTACCGAAGATGAAAATGCCATTATTGACGGTCAGCAAAGGCTTACGTCTTTAGCTTTATTGTTAATTTATCTGACCTTAAATCTTAAAGACGAACATGACAAAGCCGAAGTTTTAAACCTGATACATTCGCAGAAATACGGCAAAACCACATTCAATATTAATGTTGAAGAAAGGAATGAATGCTTAGAAAGCATCTTGGATGGTAAAGAATTTGAATTGAACAACCGCCCGGAAAGCGTAAAAAATATTTGGAATAGGTACAATGATATAAAAAGTTTAATGATTGATGCTGTAAGTGAACAAGCATTGCCTTACTTCAAAGATTGGATAATTGATAATGTGCAATTTATTCGTATTGAAGCCCAAACAGAACAGGATGCGCATAAGATTTTCGTATCAATGAATGACCGGGGGCTAAGTTTAACAGCAACAGAAATGTTAAAGGGCTATTTATTATCGGAAATAGCAGATGATAATGAAAGGCAAAAAGCAAATGAACTTTGGAAGAACAAAATATTAGAATTAAAGGCTTTAGGAAAAGAACAAGAAAGTGATTGCATAAAAACTTGGTTGAGGTCACAATATGCCGTTACAATCAGAGAGCGCAAAAAGAACGCACAACAAGGAGACTTTGATAAAATCAGCAACGCTTTTCACAAATGGGTGCGAGAAAATTCGTTGCACATAGGCTTACAGAGGTCAAACGATTTCAACAGATTTGTTCAAAAGGAATTTATCCTTTTCGCTGATACATATATTCGGATATTTAGGTATTCAAACAATCTGACTGCGGGCTTTGAACACGTATTTTACAACGCTAACCGAAACTTTACATTGCAGCCTTTATTAATTTTAGCTGCGATTACTCCAACTGATAGCAAGGAAACAGTTGATAAAAAAATCCGAACAGTATCTTGCTTTTTAGACCAGTTTATTTCAATCCGAATTTTCAATTTCAAAACATTGGATTACTCAGCCATGACTTATGCGATGTTTACCTACGCCAAAAAAGTACGGCGAAATACGTTGCCGGATTTATCAAAGTTCCTCACAAAGGAAATTGCTAACTATGAGTTCAAATTAAGCGGAATTAATAGTTTTAACTTAAATGGATGGACAAAGCGATACATGCTTCATCAATTAGCAAGGCTTACGCATTTCGTTGAAAAACAAAGCGGGCGTGACACCAAATTTGAGACTTATGTCGACCGTTGGATAAAAAATCCTTACGATATTGAACACGTTATTTCTGACCACTACAGAAGATATAAAGACGAATACGAATCCGAAGAAAGTTTTCAAAACCATAGAAACATGTTTGGCGCTTTAGTATTGCTGCCACAGGATATTAACCGAAGTTTAAATGATAGCAACTACGACAAGAAATTAGATAAATATTACAGTCAGAACTTACTTGCAGCATCTTTGAACGAAAAGACGTTTAAAAACAATCCACATTTTTTGAAATTCATTGAGGCTGGAAAATTAAAGATGGTAGCCGTACCATCTTTTAAGAAAGCGGTAATAAAAGAACGGCAATCAGTATATCTCGAATTAGCGAAGCTTATTTGGGATGTGAAAAAAATCAATGAATTTTCACTATAA
- a CDS encoding restriction endonuclease subunit S: MGMYNYKESGIEWIGEVPQHWILKKVKHTTYVKGRIGWQGLRSEEFLEVGDSYVVTGTDFNDGQINWTTCYQITKARYDEDPYIQLKENDLLITKDGTIGKIALVKNIPSIATLNSGVFVTRPISGDYITSFFYWVLQSDIFTSFINHNKSGSTILHLYQNVFNEFKFPCPSIPEQHSISQYLNHKTELIDKLIGGKEKLLQLLNEERITTITQSVTKGLNSTTKMINSWVEWLGEIPEHWTVKKIKYVANLKSGDTITSEFITEEGAYPVYGGNGLRGYYERYNMDGDYILIGRQGALCGNINYASNKFWASEHAIVCYLNKEYDWIWLGNLLTVMNLNQYSQSAAQPGLAVEKIKNLSIPVPNYDEQRRIGEFITQECYRIDRLMQKIKKEVEHLKEYKTALISEVVTGKVDIRDEVNVFS; encoded by the coding sequence ATGGGAATGTATAATTATAAAGAATCAGGAATTGAGTGGATTGGTGAAGTTCCGCAACACTGGATTTTAAAAAAGGTCAAGCATACTACCTACGTAAAAGGAAGAATTGGTTGGCAAGGTCTTCGGTCGGAAGAATTTTTGGAAGTTGGCGACAGTTACGTAGTTACCGGTACAGATTTCAATGATGGACAAATTAATTGGACAACCTGTTATCAAATTACAAAAGCGAGGTATGACGAAGACCCTTACATCCAATTAAAGGAAAACGACTTGCTTATTACCAAAGACGGAACTATTGGAAAAATTGCATTGGTTAAAAATATCCCGTCTATCGCAACTTTAAATAGTGGGGTATTTGTAACAAGACCAATTAGCGGAGATTACATTACATCTTTTTTCTATTGGGTTTTGCAGTCAGATATTTTTACATCTTTTATTAACCACAATAAAAGCGGCTCAACCATATTGCATTTATATCAAAATGTTTTTAACGAGTTTAAGTTCCCTTGCCCATCAATTCCTGAACAACATAGTATTTCTCAATATCTCAATCATAAAACAGAGTTAATAGACAAACTAATAGGTGGCAAAGAAAAACTCCTTCAACTTCTTAATGAAGAGCGTATAACAACTATTACTCAATCAGTCACTAAGGGACTAAACTCAACTACAAAAATGATAAATAGCTGGGTTGAGTGGTTAGGAGAAATACCCGAGCATTGGACAGTAAAAAAAATTAAATATGTTGCCAATCTAAAAAGTGGAGATACAATCACATCCGAGTTTATCACCGAGGAAGGTGCTTATCCAGTATATGGAGGGAATGGGTTGAGAGGTTATTATGAGCGATACAACATGGATGGTGATTATATCCTCATAGGTAGGCAAGGTGCATTATGCGGTAATATTAATTATGCCTCAAATAAATTTTGGGCATCTGAACATGCTATTGTTTGTTATCTGAATAAAGAATATGATTGGATTTGGCTTGGCAACCTTTTAACCGTAATGAACTTGAATCAATATTCACAATCAGCAGCGCAACCGGGATTGGCGGTCGAAAAAATTAAGAATTTGTCAATACCTGTACCTAATTATGATGAACAGCGGAGAATTGGAGAATTTATAACGCAAGAATGCTACCGAATAGATAGATTAATGCAAAAGATAAAAAAAGAAGTTGAACATCTTAAAGAATACAAAACCGCATTAATATCAGAAGTGGTTACTGGCAAGGTTGACATAAGGGACGAAGTAAATGTTTTCTCATGA